The DNA sequence CCACCATGAAGATTGTTGAAATCCGCGAAAAAACCCTTCCGATCAGCTCGTCGATCCGCAATGCCTACATCGACTTTTCCAAGATGACCTTGAGCCTGGTGGCGGTCATCACCGACGTGGTCCGCGACGGCAAGCCGGTGGTCGGCTACGGCTTCAATTCCAACGGCCGCTACGGTCAGGGCAGTCTGATGCGCGAGCGCTTCATTCCGCGCATCCTGCAGGCCGATCCGGCCACGCTGCTCAACGACGCCGGCACCAATCTCGATGCGCACAAGATCTGGAACTGCATGTACACCAACGAAAAACCGGGCGGCCACGGCGAGCGCTCGGTGGCGATCGGCACCATCGACATGGCGGTGTGGGACGCGGTGGCGAAGATCGAGAACAAGCCCTTGTTCCGCCTCCTGGCCGACCGCTACAACAATGGCCAGTTCAACAAGAAGGTGTTCGTGTACGCGGCCGGCGGCTACTACCATCCGGGCCAGGACCTGAACGCGCTGAAGGACGAGATGCGCAGCTACATCGACCGCGGCTACACGGTGGTGAAAAAGAAGATCGGCGGCGCCTCGCTCGACGAGGACCTGCGCCGCATCGACGCCATCCTGTCGGTGCTGGGCGACGGGCAGAAGCTGGCGGTCGACGCCAACGGCCGCTTCGACATGGACACCGCCATCGCGTATGCCAAGGCGCTGTCGCAGTACGACCTGTTCTGGTACGAGGAG is a window from the Noviherbaspirillum sp. UKPF54 genome containing:
- a CDS encoding mandelate racemase/muconate lactonizing enzyme family protein; protein product: MKIVEIREKTLPISSSIRNAYIDFSKMTLSLVAVITDVVRDGKPVVGYGFNSNGRYGQGSLMRERFIPRILQADPATLLNDAGTNLDAHKIWNCMYTNEKPGGHGERSVAIGTIDMAVWDAVAKIENKPLFRLLADRYNNGQFNKKVFVYAAGGYYHPGQDLNALKDEMRSYIDRGYTVVKKKIGGASLDEDLRRIDAILSVLGDGQKLAVDANGRFDMDTAIAYAKALSQYDLFWYEEAGDPLDFELQAMLRNYYDKPMATGENLFSMQDARNLIRYGGMRPDRDWLQFDCALSYGLVEYLRTLDMLHQHGWSASRCIPHGGHQMSLNIAAGLGLGGNESYPDLFQPFGGFPDGVKVVNGYVTMPDLPGIGFEGKANLYAEMRALSS